A stretch of the Bacillus sp. FJAT-18017 genome encodes the following:
- a CDS encoding DUF1360 domain-containing protein, which translates to MENFENLSWLELIILILASYRLTHLIVFDKITEFLRKPFMKKKRIETAHGSEVKNVPKNMFGYLLNCYWCAGIWSAIFFGGAYLLFPDFALIIAFVFAIAGGQSIIETFVGVNIKKVAYYSALEHANKDVPASPPKENPKG; encoded by the coding sequence GAACTTATCATACTCATACTCGCCAGCTATCGGCTTACACACTTGATTGTTTTTGACAAAATTACAGAGTTTCTCCGCAAGCCGTTTATGAAAAAAAAGCGAATCGAAACCGCTCATGGGAGCGAAGTCAAAAACGTTCCAAAAAATATGTTCGGCTATTTGCTTAACTGTTACTGGTGCGCGGGGATTTGGAGCGCTATTTTTTTCGGAGGAGCTTATCTTTTGTTTCCGGATTTTGCACTTATCATTGCGTTTGTATTCGCGATTGCAGGCGGCCAATCCATCATTGAAACATTCGTTGGGGTAAATATAAAGAAGGTTGCCTATTATTCGGCACTTGAGCACGCCAACAAAGATGTCCCTGCATCACCGCCAAAAGAAAATCCAAAGGGATAG
- a CDS encoding CBS domain-containing protein, giving the protein MANEKNEIKRQREKSERFEIAFNQIHTELKKLGNNGDTDHFVELLHKVKNRHAPIRRYFEDLKSYARLRNALVHEKSRKNFYIAEPHTEVVEQIESIAEFMSVPPSILTVASKPVKTFQADDDVSEAILEMDKYEYTQYPVYDGNQFKFLITESGLRKFFSSRLREASIDLSGQKIADVQEYEKTNTVKIVSKDMNIFELEDLYESRTESENKLEAVIITENGSHKEEPVGIVSSWDLIKMETD; this is encoded by the coding sequence ATGGCTAACGAAAAAAACGAGATAAAACGCCAAAGAGAAAAATCGGAACGCTTTGAAATTGCGTTCAATCAGATTCACACAGAATTGAAAAAGCTTGGGAACAATGGTGATACAGACCATTTTGTTGAGCTTCTCCATAAAGTGAAAAACCGCCATGCACCAATCAGACGCTATTTTGAGGATTTGAAAAGCTATGCCCGGCTCCGTAACGCACTTGTACATGAGAAGAGCCGAAAAAATTTCTATATTGCCGAGCCTCATACAGAGGTTGTTGAGCAAATTGAGAGCATTGCTGAATTTATGTCAGTTCCGCCATCAATTTTGACTGTTGCTTCAAAGCCGGTAAAGACCTTTCAAGCAGACGATGATGTAAGTGAGGCCATCCTGGAGATGGACAAATATGAGTATACTCAATACCCGGTATATGATGGGAACCAATTCAAATTCTTGATAACCGAGAGCGGACTGCGCAAGTTTTTTTCAAGTAGACTGAGGGAGGCATCCATTGATCTTTCCGGACAAAAAATTGCTGATGTCCAAGAGTATGAAAAGACTAATACAGTTAAAATCGTATCAAAGGATATGAATATATTTGAATTAGAAGATTTGTATGAGTCACGTACGGAGAGCGAAAACAAGCTAGAGGCAGTTATCATAACCGAGAACGGCTCCCATAAAGAAGAACCGGTAGGCATTGTATCCTCCTGGGATTTGATAAAAATGGAGACGGACTGA
- a CDS encoding trans-sulfuration enzyme family protein — protein MANEFETRVLHGDKKENKEIASKVTPIYQTSAFTFKDLDELEGFYQGNGRYLYSRTGNPNTDELGKAAARLEGAPAGAAASSGLAAILAGILAAVKAGDHIIAADDLYGGSYHMLKDELNDFGIETSFVSFTDLSQVKKEIRGNTRLLYTESITNPLLRVEDLSAVIELARKQQLLTLVDNTFATPLHVRPYELGADMVVHSSTKYIGGHSDVTSGVIVGREDLIARASGKISNLGSNLSPFEAWLTVRGLKTLALRMRAQSASARKLALALKGNSGVKSVYYPFEYGGEDGFGAMVTIELSEQADMNKFFRALSWIKIAPTLAGVETTVSHPEVTSHRALSPEARAALGINRQVVRISVGIEHADDIIGQFEKAISESKN, from the coding sequence ATGGCAAATGAGTTTGAGACAAGAGTATTACATGGTGACAAAAAGGAGAACAAAGAGATTGCCAGCAAGGTGACGCCGATTTACCAGACGTCCGCATTCACCTTTAAGGACCTTGACGAGCTAGAAGGCTTTTACCAAGGGAATGGACGATACTTGTATTCACGTACAGGCAACCCGAACACGGACGAGCTTGGTAAAGCTGCAGCCAGGCTAGAAGGTGCGCCGGCGGGTGCAGCTGCTTCCTCCGGGCTGGCGGCTATCCTTGCCGGAATTCTCGCAGCCGTAAAGGCAGGCGACCATATTATTGCCGCTGATGACCTGTATGGCGGAAGTTATCATATGCTAAAGGATGAACTAAACGACTTTGGCATCGAGACGAGCTTTGTTTCATTTACAGATTTATCCCAGGTTAAAAAAGAGATTCGGGGGAACACCCGTCTTCTCTATACAGAATCGATTACCAATCCGCTGCTGCGGGTTGAGGACCTAAGTGCGGTTATTGAGTTGGCCAGGAAGCAACAATTGCTGACACTGGTTGACAATACGTTTGCAACACCGCTTCATGTTCGCCCCTATGAGCTTGGTGCGGATATGGTTGTCCATAGCTCGACAAAGTACATTGGCGGGCACAGCGATGTTACCTCTGGTGTCATTGTGGGCAGGGAGGATTTGATAGCCAGGGCAAGCGGGAAAATTTCCAATCTCGGCTCCAATTTAAGCCCATTTGAAGCGTGGCTCACGGTCCGCGGCCTTAAGACGTTAGCGCTAAGGATGAGGGCACAATCGGCGAGCGCCCGCAAGCTTGCACTCGCTCTTAAAGGGAATTCTGGCGTTAAAAGTGTCTATTATCCATTTGAATACGGTGGAGAGGACGGCTTTGGGGCAATGGTCACAATCGAACTGTCGGAACAGGCCGATATGAACAAGTTCTTCCGTGCTTTGTCCTGGATTAAAATAGCTCCAACTCTCGCAGGAGTGGAAACAACCGTTTCCCACCCGGAAGTTACCTCGCACCGGGCGCTCTCACCGGAAGCACGAGCTGCACTAGGTATAAATCGTCAGGTTGTCCGAATCTCTGTTGGCATCGAACATGCCGATGACATTATTGGCCAGTTTGAGAAAGCGATAAGTGAATCAAAGAACTAG
- a CDS encoding FAD-dependent oxidoreductase — MSGQSNMPKFPRTYWREIELPKFEKLSEDISVDVAIVGAGMTGITTAYLLTQQGKRVAIIEAGSVLNGTTGHTTAKVTAQHGLLYDELINHFGEEKAKLYYESHADAIGFIRRTVNEQGIDCDFSDQEAVMYATTEQYQSKLETEMEAYQKLSIPGELRSSIPFDIEIKNALVMPNQAQFHPLKYLRALLKKAVDAGCLVYENTTAKDITVEGGTVVHTKEDRKISCSHAVIASHWPFFDKRGLYFARMYASRSYAIGVKTEKEYPGGMYISADSPSRSIRYTPVNGENLLIIGGENHRTGTGKDTLEHYEALEKWTEEVFGIHEYEYRWSAQDLETLDKLPYIGPLKDDEETILVATGYKKWGMTTSTLAAHILTDYVMDIESPYKELYHPSRFELDPALKKAATFNLEVAGHFVKGKLEFVPKDPEDLKVGEGGVVLVNGKRAGGYKDETGQLYLVDTTCTHLGCECEWNHAEKTWDCPCHGSRFSYGGDVVEGPAIEALKKLED, encoded by the coding sequence ATGAGCGGACAAAGCAATATGCCTAAATTTCCTCGAACTTATTGGCGGGAGATCGAACTGCCGAAGTTCGAAAAGCTAAGCGAAGATATTTCTGTCGATGTCGCAATCGTCGGGGCAGGGATGACCGGAATTACCACAGCCTACCTACTTACCCAGCAAGGGAAACGAGTAGCAATCATTGAAGCCGGAAGTGTTTTGAACGGTACAACCGGGCATACAACTGCAAAAGTTACAGCACAGCATGGTTTGCTATATGATGAATTGATCAATCATTTTGGCGAGGAAAAGGCCAAGCTCTATTACGAATCGCATGCAGATGCAATCGGCTTTATTAGAAGGACTGTCAACGAACAGGGTATTGATTGTGATTTCAGTGACCAGGAAGCCGTTATGTACGCGACAACCGAGCAATATCAATCCAAGCTTGAAACCGAAATGGAAGCCTATCAAAAGCTTAGCATCCCGGGAGAACTGAGGAGCAGCATCCCGTTTGATATTGAAATAAAGAATGCCCTGGTTATGCCCAACCAGGCCCAGTTTCACCCTCTCAAATATTTACGGGCACTCCTGAAAAAGGCTGTTGACGCTGGCTGCCTCGTGTATGAAAATACGACCGCCAAGGATATCACAGTTGAAGGCGGGACTGTTGTGCATACGAAGGAAGACAGAAAAATTTCCTGCAGTCATGCAGTCATCGCATCGCATTGGCCATTTTTTGACAAAAGAGGGCTGTACTTTGCCCGTATGTATGCGTCACGCTCTTATGCGATTGGAGTCAAGACTGAAAAGGAATATCCTGGCGGGATGTACATCAGTGCTGACTCACCGTCACGCTCGATCCGCTATACGCCGGTTAATGGTGAGAATCTGCTGATTATCGGCGGGGAAAACCACCGGACCGGGACTGGCAAGGATACGCTTGAGCATTATGAGGCACTTGAAAAATGGACCGAAGAAGTTTTCGGCATTCATGAATATGAGTACCGCTGGTCGGCGCAGGATTTGGAGACTCTCGATAAGCTTCCGTATATTGGCCCATTGAAGGACGATGAGGAAACTATCCTTGTCGCAACAGGCTATAAAAAGTGGGGAATGACAACCTCTACACTGGCTGCGCATATTTTGACAGATTATGTGATGGATATAGAAAGTCCTTACAAGGAACTTTATCATCCTTCCCGCTTTGAATTGGACCCTGCCCTGAAGAAAGCAGCAACTTTCAACTTGGAGGTTGCGGGTCATTTTGTAAAGGGAAAGCTTGAGTTCGTACCTAAGGATCCGGAAGATTTGAAGGTCGGCGAAGGCGGGGTTGTCCTCGTTAACGGGAAACGGGCTGGCGGTTATAAGGATGAGACTGGACAGCTTTATTTGGTTGATACGACTTGTACACATTTGGGCTGTGAATGCGAATGGAACCATGCCGAAAAGACGTGGGACTGTCCGTGCCATGGTTCCCGTTTCTCGTATGGCGGTGATGTGGTTGAAGGTCCGGCTATCGAGGCGTTGAAAAAGCTGGAAGACTAG
- a CDS encoding GNAT family N-acetyltransferase, which translates to MYIRKRNPARDDNRLIDITVNNFRTSTAAVREKLRTADGVVVVCTENHEVAGYLSYRLVFPGTAYITYAVLDKEFQGQGIGRALLPNLVEYARENGIRALTGFVSNQNMKSLNLFMKWGFVPIANRQNGYLIGRLLL; encoded by the coding sequence ATGTATATTCGAAAGCGCAATCCTGCGAGGGATGATAATCGGTTAATTGATATAACAGTTAATAATTTTCGGACAAGCACAGCGGCGGTACGTGAAAAATTAAGGACGGCTGACGGGGTAGTCGTCGTTTGTACGGAGAATCATGAAGTTGCCGGGTATCTTTCGTACAGACTGGTTTTTCCTGGAACGGCATATATCACCTATGCAGTTTTGGATAAAGAATTCCAAGGGCAAGGAATTGGCCGTGCTTTACTTCCGAACTTAGTTGAGTATGCAAGAGAAAACGGAATCCGTGCTCTAACCGGATTTGTCAGCAATCAGAATATGAAGAGCTTGAATCTATTTATGAAATGGGGATTCGTCCCCATAGCTAACCGGCAAAACGGCTACTTAATTGGAAGACTTTTGTTATGA